Genomic segment of Scomber scombrus chromosome 18, fScoSco1.1, whole genome shotgun sequence:
CATCCTATCGCATAAGGGCAACAGATTGTCTCTAGTCTGTAGCTTAACTAGAACCTAGTGTTTATGTTCTCCAGTCGTTTTACTTTAGTGTCCTCATGTGGAACACTGCGGTCCTCAGCAGTGTCCACTGTCTGCTGTCACACATGAGTAGCACAGGAAACCTCCAGCCTTCACCGCCATTTCTCTCTCAGATGTCCCAGTTAGAGGGCTAACCATTAGCATTATGAAGAAGTACACTGACATCAGTGGATAGCAAGTGTTACATTAGTCCGAGTTttgagactttttaaaattaatttgtttattcattgtCTTGTATAATTTATTCATGAAATAAAGTCTGTGTAAGTTATATGCTGTCTTCTTTCTTATTGCACACTGCTAACATTCTAAAGTCCTCCAGTACACACAGAAGGGGGTGAAAGGTTAGAATGATTCTAAGGAACCGtgactgacaggggccctaaaaaatattttttaaattgacttaTCATTATTAATAGACTTTAATAGAGTCTATAGAATGTTTCAGATTTGTTAAATTATTTCTACATCTGGAAACAAACATCTGGAGCTTCCTCCTTGTATTTAATGGTGTAGCAGAATAGCTGGGCAGGACCCCCTCTGAGGCCTCTTTGTCCCCAGgtttctgcagctctctgtgtgttgtaTATATGTTAGTATAGTACgtttttggtcatttaattcATTACAACTTAATTCTGGAATATACATCATATGACCATAATATCAACTAAAATAATAAGGGCCTCTTAACTCAGATTTAAGTACAAGATGTAGCATTTGGTATTAATGCAGGTGTCACTATTTCAGTTCATATTGTGCATACAGTATTATCACCAGTGAACCTGCACTAACTACCAGTGGGAAAGTTGTAACTTATTCATTACTGTATAATATGGAGGTTTTTAGTGATTTAAAGTGACAGTGGATGAAAGCAGTAGCATCAAATGCACTGAACTGCTTTAAAGTTACTTTGACACTCTgtgaagtgaggaagaagatgaagatttatTATGAAGCACAGGTGAAACTCCTACATGACATCACAGCAGGGAAACTCAAATATTGGCAGGTATCACAACtcaaacatttgatttgatgaTATGTTATTTTCAGTAGAATCAGctgtaatattaaaataaatcagaataaaTCAGACAAATGAGAGAATCCAGAGATCCATAGAGAATGTATTCTGTTGTGATTCCTGCAGCAGATCTGCTCTCACATCCTGGAAGTAAAATCCACTCTTCTGACCAGAGACCTGCTCACCTCAGATACAGAACGACAGCCTagatacacacgcacacacacacgcacacacacacacgcacacacacacacacacacacacacgcacacacacacacacgcacacacgcacacacacacacacacacacacacacacacacacacacacgcacacacacacacacacacacacacacacacagtcgtgtttccatcatttcagaggacattacattgacatCAGCACATTAATGTCCTTGACTTAATCTAACTATGACCTCACCTACACATTTAACCTCACATGTGGAgacttttgacctttttttttttttagctatttCCATGATGTAGACACATTTCAGAGTTAAGatcagttaattggggacagcttgtccaaGTGAGGATAAAAGCCAAGGCTGATTATTTGAATCAGTGGTTAATGTTAAGGGTTAGACATggagaaatgaatgtaagtctatacAATGTCCTCAAAAGTGACAATGATCTGATATTACCTGCCAGGGCCATAGCCAGTCGCAGCTCAACTTTTAGAAGTTCCAGAACCTCAGTAACTCCCTGTTCcccctggacacacacacacacacacacacacacacacacacacacacacacacacacacacacacacacacacacacacacacacacacacacacacacacacacacacacacacacacacacacacacacacatgctaatgattttggtgatcaaaataaatttaattaaaaaaggcatgtatatatataaatgtgtgtatgtaagtgtagGTATGGGTCTACATACgtgtatttattgtgtattaGTACTTATATGGTTCATTAGGAGTATTTGGGGAATACTTATTTCTAAATGATGTGGATGAACTTAAAGAGTAGGGTTTTTTAAAGCACTGGAAGAAAAGCCTTTCAAGAATGCTGTCATAAAAACTTCTGTTTAAAATCTACAGGAACAAAATCAGAAGGATTCTGAAGCACAGTTCACACAGGTAAGAAATGGAATGATAAATGAGATGCTGCTTCACCTGACAGGCGAGGCCCCACAGCACCGGTCGGCCGAGGAACACAGCCTTTGCTCCCAGAGCTAATGCCTTCAGGACGTCTGTCCCTCGCCTCACTCCTCCATCCATGTAGACATCACAGCGACCCTGCACTgcccccaccacctcctccaacACAtccagctacacacacacacacacacacacacacacacacacacctttacagTATATTACCACAGAAAGTGCATCTAAATCATATTCTATATTAGTTTAATTGTcaaaatgcacataaaaaaacaactaaaccaAGAATGTAGTATCGTGTGTGTATCAAAACCTGATGTATCGTATGCCTCTGTACTACAGAGCTCAACTGTTGTCCAAAACCgtttaaaaatgctgaaaatagtccccaacaaaaaATAGAACTCTATACTTTATCTGTACTGAAGTCAAAGGTATTCATCTTTTGATCTATTCATGGGATTTTtttgaataagaaaaataaagaaataacaatttaatttgtttttcactgtgtttcaacaaagtttctcacacacacacacacatacacacacatacagaccgTGGCAGGAACCCCATCCAGCTGTCGAGCTCCGTGATTGGATACCAAGATGCCATCAACACCATAATTCAAAGCCTGGACAGCATCctgacctgaacacacacacacacacacacacacacacacacacacacacacacacacacacacacacacacacacacacacacacacacacacacacacacacacaggcaaataTTATAGGGGATTCTAATTTAAATTCTAATAACATTTTCCGAAAAAGTTTGTATTAATAATTGGCAATAATTGTAAGTGAGACCCTAGAAATCTATAATAACacctactttttcttttaattgcatTCAAATCTGTAAACATCAGTGTTATCTAACTATCATAACACACTGTTAAAAGGTTTATgtattgtaaatgtgtgtgtgtgtttgtgtgtaccaTTTAGTACTCCTTTCACAATGataggtaggtgtgtgtgtttctttagcCAGGTGATGTCATCCCAGCAGATGCTGGGGTCTATTGCATTTGCAACATAAACAGCCAGACCACTGTCTTTATCATAGTTCCCCTCAGAGAAAGCCAGAAAGGCTGTCTGGAAGTTAGACatactggacacacacacgcacgcacgcacacacacacacacacacacacacacacacacacacacacacacacacacacacacacacacacacacgcgcacacacacacacacacacacacacacagaattgtTACAGTGGGATGCCTCCATACACTCTGTGGTCTACATGCTGGTTATATTTGGTTCCTACCTCAGGTGTGAGGGCAGTTTAAAGCCGTTGCGCATGTCATCCCATCTCCTACCCAGGTATGGTGTATCCACGGTAACAAAGAGAGCTTTATAACCTGCCTCCTCTGCCCGGCGGACCAATGACAGCGTAAGCTCTCGGTCTTTATAGATGTAGAGCTGCATCCACATGACACCCCCATGACCAGGTGAGGTTGTCATTGCTGACATCACTTCCTCTATAGTGGAGGTAGCCCAGGAGCTCAGCATCATCCCTGTCCCCATTGCTTGGCATGCTGGGTAGAAACATATCGTTGATGGTGTTCTGAATTATTGACTTTACTTGTGCTTGTTGGAATGGGCCTCAGactgattcatttcattttcatcagttaccatacaacaaaaacatgttttttcaacTTCTGTCTTTCACCAagatattatgtgtgtgtgtgtgtgtgtgtgtgtgtgtgtgtgtgtgtgtgtgtgtgtgtgtgtgtgtgtgtgtgtgtgtgtgtaagctacCTCTTGCAGTAGCTGTCTCTCCATCAGGGTGAGCCATCCTCTGCATTGCTGTGGCTGCGACACAGATGGGCATGCTGAGATTATGTCCCAGCACAGAGACACTCAGATCCACCGTGGACACGTCCCTCAGAACCCGAGGCAAAAAACACCACCTGTAACGACGAGGGGAACCAAGAAACTGAGTCCAAAATGAATCACTGTCACCAAGCATCCGATACAGTCAAAATGGCGACATCTGCTGAGCAGCTCATGATGTTGCACTTGTGTTTGGCTGGATTAAATCTGAGGCTGAGATTAGACAGTTGGTAAGAACATAAGTAGTTTTACTGctttttaactcttacatactgttcatattctgactcataattagtttcTACACCAGGTCACATTCATatattccccatcagtcattaataaatgtttaattaatctttcatgaagctgtcagagagcagagtgtATTATATTCATCTATGGGGATACAATCACTagtttatggtccaggagaacattttatagaatgaTGATGAATACAGTAACtattgattgatgatttttgattttgatttattttttaaattaaacacaggtcaaatttgtacatttgcatttaaaaaaaatgtgtatcagctgcacaaaaatatgtGGGTCACATTTAGGGAGAAGTCCAGCTAAACGAAACGTAAAATTGGGTCAAAttcgaccctgaacagtatgtaaaaaaaacaacaaaaaaaacaaaaaacaatgacagaatgAAAAGATGACACCAGAAGAACCATTGAGTACATGAACAGGGATGTATTCTTGTAGAAGAAGGGATTTGAAAGACTATACGGTGTGCCATTAAAAAGGATAAGAAGGATttgtctttattatatttttaggacattttggGATGTCCAGCATTCAGTATCAGTGAGGCAGGCAGGTAAATGAGTTAAGAGACGTAGAGCTGTGTGTCATCCACATAACACTTATGAATAATGTCATGGTTCAGTATACACTTTCTCGCagaacttcagtacaaagtcaataGTTTGTgtgaagctgtaaacagaacacatgtactgcacatgctcagtggtgtctgccttacacagaactgcTCTGGAGACTGAAAGTGTGATCGCTGTTTTAAGTCTTTGGTAATAATGTATATTATCAGCACACACTAACTAACTAGGATCAGGTCATTGTTGCTTTGGCTCTGCATGAGATTTGTTAATAAAAAGAACTATATAGAAAATCAGcagacttatcctttaactGTCATCACATGAGATAATATGATTTGGATCAATGCACTAACATTGATAATATGTTTGCTGAACCAGTGGAAAAGTGATTAAACAtattcattacacacacacagctgtttgaGAGGAGGTGACACCAGATAAGCATTATTACATGTTTAatcaatcatttcatttcaactgTACACAACAGTGGACTTATGTACAGGTGGTCAGTGTGCAAGTCTTATAATAATGAAACATGAACTGAGTTTGTAAAATCACATTacgatggatttttttttttgattattaaaaaaaagatacttaaaacatttatgaaaaagaagaaaggtcACAGCAGGATCTGACAAACTTGTGTCAGAATGAATGTGTTTCCATATACAGACACATGCAGATTCATGCCCCTACATATATCATAtgatatatcatataatatatgtatatatcataTGATATATCATCAATCTTAAATTTATATTGTtagatgtactgttgttgtgttttatgtgccttgtaaggtgtccttgaatGCTTTTTAAaggcacctttaaataaaatgcatatacttatacttacatCAATGTAAACACGCATTATCAGTATCTATACATAGTGTTCAGTAGGGAATAATACTTGATGCTGCTGTGGCAGAAGGTCCTAAACTTCAGCCAAAGTACCAAAGTACTAAAGTGTCAAAGTTGGCCCTCTTTCAATATAAGTCTTATTAGAAGataaacatcaaaacattttttataaaacacatttacctGGAAAAACATTCTTAAATAAGAATACATATAAATGTAGGAAAGTACTTAAAGTTTCACACATATTGAAGTATGAACAGAATAATGCATGAGTCTAACTGCAGCTTAAAACAATCACTGAGAGTCTAAGGCACCATGCTGTTTGCAGCAATAATTGAACTTTAGCTTCATGCAAAAACAGTGTCCAGTCGAGCTTGccaatatatatatgtgtgtgtgtgtgtgtgtgtgtgtgtgtgtgttgtacctCTTGAAGGCAGCAACATTGTCAGCCAGTGTGTTTTGCTCATCAGCTCCTGAGCGGTAGTAGTCATATACAGTTTTAGGAAGAACTCTCTTGGCCTCCTTCTCAAagtctgacacacatacacggaGCTCCGACATGGCTGTCCACTCAAACAGCAGAACAGAGAGGCAGCTGGGTTTAGTCTGTCACcagacacacagtgagagaggtTGAGCTGTGATCAGCAGAGCTGCTGTAATCATTAACCTGTAGGAGGCCTCATCAGGTCTGTGCCTCTTCTTAATAATCCAAACCTGAGAAGTTtctactcctctctgctccgtTTACACAAGATAAACATGTGACCCACACAGACTAGAACAAACCCAGGTGATTGGGAGCATGACAGTTACAACTCCACCTTAAtatcctgagtgtgtgtgtgttcaaactgttaccagggttagggttatgagaCAGTGCTGGCTGCCAGTGAACTTTGAATCCTCATGTTAAAGTatgttgttgatttatttattcaagacAACGgaacactacacacacagtgGAATCACTCCAACTGTAATGAGGGAGACAATGTTAGagtcaagtgtgtcttaaaccagcagtcaggtgttcatatgaacagtaaagaggttgtcctctctgtaatcattcctcctgttcatactgactattaaaagatctccttcaaatgtgctttcaatggaagtgatggaggactaaatccacagtgtgtccacacagtcatttaaaagtagatgtgaagcttatatgagtcaGGGCTTTTGTCCATATGGTGGTTTTTTTCTGATCATGagcgttttttttcttcttcaaatgtTCCCAAACAGTAGagagtgaatgcagcagcatgCGGCTGCTTAGAGAAAAAGTGCTGCAGCCAGCGCTTTTGTCAGAGCACTCCGACTGTTTTGAACCACTCCGTTTGATTCTAGTTGAACATTTGTGAACTTTTCAGAAAAGTGCTGGTGTCGTCATTGTCGCTCCTTTTCAGGCAACCAATCATATATTGGCTGATCCttgttttacagctgtcaaactGAGCAGTGACAGTGGGGACATCACTATTATCAAGATCATCCGTACAAAGTATGAGAGCAAGCATCCTCTGCTTGGTGCTCATggtaaaaacaaaccaaacaatgtCAAACAAATAGATAATAAGaatagtaaatatataataaaaagcaAAGTGGTAATGCTAGTCTATCATGTAAGAGTGAGTTAGAGTGATCAGGAGGATATTGTTGTCATAGAAATAAAACCCAtgtgcagtatttttttcatcCCAGCACACTACCAGCACTATGGACACACACccttagtcatatcaagtgatatctgacacatttacagtctttttagtatcaaattccctcttagtgtttccctgttgagctgtggtggaagtatagtaacaaaaagactttgctactaaaaacactgtaacgttgaaacatagaagatgaagatttgaagcttcatattagcttcacatcaacttttaaatacatgtttacacagaaggaggactgtggatttagtcctccatcacttccattgtaagagcattatgaagagatcttctaatggtcagtttgaacaggaggaatgattacagcaagaaaaacaggtttaatgttcatttaggctcctgactgctggtttaattcaaaattactttatttaacccCAAGGGGAAATTCAATTAGTCTGTTAGCTCTGCTGTAAATTATTGAAGAATGAGACAGCCTGATGGCTATAGGACGCCTTCTTTATCCTCAGAAGGTGCTCCAGTGTGTATTTGTAGGTCTGCATGTTGCAGCTGCTCCTGTGGTACCATTATTTCATACAGTCTAATCATATTCTACTAAACTACACTAACTGTGTATCTATCAGATTCTATTTTGGTTACACTAATTGACAGTTTGTTAGTTCCCAACCTGGAGGTCAGGTCCAAAAGGTCCTCAGATAAATATGAGGGGGGTCACATGATGATTAAAGATACAATAGATTTTTACTGGTGAAATACCTCTAAAATCTCAAAGGGAACTCTAACTTGTCTACAGTCAGTAGTCACAAGACGATGTTGCTTCATTTACATGGAACCTTGATTCCCGAACTTGATGTTTGAGGTCTCTTTTGAAAGTTGAAGGTTTTAAATCCAGCCCTCCCTGATGAGAGTTCAGTTATAATACTGGCCAACTAGTAAGAAAAGGAGTACTTGTTGAACTTTATTGAAATAACATTATCAATGACAGGATGCCATTACTGCAGATTTATGGCTGTATGGGATTTTCCTGCAATGTGTGCAATTTTGTCAttgtcaaataaaacacaacacttttTAGTTCTATATTTATTTGGCATccaacaaaatacaataaaagctttaagaaaacatttttcaccatcacCAAAAAACACTTCccactaaaaatgtaaaactaggTCGAGAACAATAAAATGCAAGCATTAGGGTTGGGGAGTGAATACATATGAGGGAAGCAACAGCTTCTAACAGGAAAGTCAAAAAAGGCAGAAATCTACTGGTACAGTTCTATCTAAAGAAAGACTGAAGATCTTTACAAAGCACAACACAGACTGAAGATACACACCGAAGAAAAAAGGTCAGACGCAGGTTCTCCCTCGTCTCAATGACTTCACCTTTATGTGTCCGTTCTGAGCTAATGATGAACCATCCAACACAATGTCTCATGACAGGATGTTTCAGCTTGATCCACAAAAGCACCATGAACCTTCCTGAGAAAACAACTCCACTTAATCTTTTATTCTGTGAAATCTGACGACACTTCAGACATGTGTCAAAGTCTTTACTGTTTATCAAAGTAcagtttgatttttgttttcccctttaatttcttttcatttcaggcTTCAGGTTAGAATCCTGTTGAACCTTCGCTCTCATCATTCCTGCCCAACTGTGTCAACCACTGGCCAATCAATATCACAACGCCATTGAGgaaaagattagagaaaacAAATGTGGGCCCCCATCTGAGCGTTGAGCCCTGATGAAGTCCTGCCACAGCGTGTTAGCTGTGTGCTTCAGAGGGAAACTGCTCTGGCTGCTTCATCCCGCCCTCAGATGGAGTTTGATTGGCTCAACAGGACGCAGTGATGTTTATGGGTACAACTTGATAGTGGGCTATGCAGGTGAGGGGGGAAGGTTTCTTCAAAGTTGAGGGTGAGCAGGCGTGTGCCCTCcttccccccacccccatctGGGGCAGCTTTGCCCGGTCAAACACCAGAAAGGAAGATGGGGCCGCAGGCCCACTAAGCGTTGTGTTAGCCCGATCACCGATGGTTGGGGAGTGTGGTTGCAGCGGTGCTACGAGGTCGCTGCCTCAGTTTGGGATCCCAGGAGTTTGGGAGGGCGGGCTAAGCATCCGCTTCCCATTTCCTCCCCCCAGTGTGGCCCGCTGCTGCTGTTCCGACACCCCAGACCCGCTGGACTCTGGTGGATCTCCAAGCCTTCACTGGACCAAAGACATGAAGCTGTGTAGCGTTCACACCCAGGCAGTCCAGCCCTCATACAGCTGGGCCAGGTTGTCCATGTTGGTGGCCTCCTTGATGACAAAGTCCACCTGCAATGATATCACATGAAAACCTACATCTCATTTCCTGCTCACTACACTGACATTAAAGAATACACTGGAGATCTATCAACAAACTGTCTCACtataacctctctctctctgtgtgtgtgtgtgtgtgtgtgagtgtgcgtgtgatAAAACAGTGTTGCAGATTTTAAACTTGCTTTTCTTAGATGTTACATTGCAGACAGTTTGCTGCTGTGATGGTCTGTCATGTGACAGGTGCAgtggttgtttgtttatattttcatgaCCTTCCATATATTGCACCTTGAAACAGGAGCAGGGATTTCTCCTGCACAAAACCTTTCTGTGGCCCTTTAGTAAATAAGGAGAAACTATTTGGTTGTTAAAAGCACCTAAAAAGAAGCTGCAAATCCTTTGTGACTATCCCCCTTAACCTGCTACACTTTATGAAACTGGCTTCCTCAAATGAGTGACCACAGTAAAAATTCACATCTTACACTAAATGAAAGTATTTACTGTAGACACTTGTgctgaatgtttattttctcagcCTACACTTTAAATAAAGCATTTGACTGAAGAAATCCATCAAACATATAGGAGATACCTTGTGATTGGTGATCAGTTTAGATTAACTAAATGACTGAGTGTTACCTGCTCTGTGACGCTCATCCTCCTGTTGGGATCGATGTCTCTGCCCTCCAGCTTGGCTTTCACTCTCTTCCACACACTGACAGCGTACGAGTTCCTCTCCTGGACAGctgaaacacagcacacacacacacacacatgctcaacCCACCATCTTTAACCTCAAAATTCTGCTCAGGATCAGTTCTTTTAGTAATGACCTGAGTCAGCATGTTAGATCTCTTTCCTTAGGTTTATCTGTGTGTAACAACGTGCTGCTGTGTAGTGTGTGAGCAGTCACTGTGCAGTGAGTGCAGGGGGGGGTACCTCGTCCTGTTTTGGGGTCTCGTACAGCCCTCTTGGGGCTGGGGTTGAGGCCTTTGCTGTTCATCAGCAGTGTGCTGGGCGGGGTGTCCGTGGGGGTCCCCAGGTTACGTGGCAGAGCCTTGCGTGCATTCTGGGACATGGAGTCTGGCTGAGTCTTCACCCCACTGCATCTAACAGCTGAAGTCACACCACATTCAGCATGATGGAAAACAAAGCAGTTATATTAGTGTTAGATGAAATACAGGGAAATACACACTCAGTCTACCAACCTGAAGAACCATGTAGAGCAGACATGCAGACTCTAGAACATGTCTCCCCTTCAATCTACTGAGTGTCTAAAAGTTGTAGGAcaggttgtgtgtgttgcatcAGGAAGCAGTTCTCaaggacatttttgaaaacCTGGAGCcgtgttttatttctcctctgGATTTTAGGGgattattaaaatatcaatAGAGAACTGTCAAACCACTCCTGCAACATAAACCATTTCTCCAGTGGCTTTAGATATTTTTTTGGATGTTCTAAGCTACAGTCTCTTCACAGTCAGCACATGGGTGAAGGGTTAAAATGTGTCTATTCCTGGAAGACATACCTGCTGCAAAGCTGGTCTGTGCTGCAGAAACAGGACTGGCACACTCACTGTCTCTGTCCGTCACCAGAGGGGAGGCAAAGCCCACCAGGCCATTATACACACTGCAGTGACAGACACACATGGAggattaatacatattttaaacagGGACATTGAGagtataactgtgtgtgtgtgtgtgtgtgtgtgtgtgtgtgtgtgtgtgtgtgagtatgtacCTCTGGCTCTGGGAGTGCAGCTCCTTCAGGGTAGCAGGGATTTCCTCCAGCAGTTCAAGCTGCTCCTGGTTGCGGTGTTGCCCGCTGGCCTGGACCACTGTGAATAACACCAGCTGGATGTTGTCCTGCCACGCCTTgtactccaacaggaagtgacgcACGCTGCCCTCATATGCCACCTCTTCACCATCTGCCATCGCTGCCTCCTCATCCTGTacacagcacaaacacatgTACTGAAACACAGAGCTCTGAGCACTGTAGCCAGACACAGTGTTAAAGACTTTGTCCTtacatttgtaaatgtaaaagtgAGTGTACCTTAGCCATGGCTCTCAGCAGGTGCTTGACGTCAGCCAGTTGGCGGTTGTGGTTGGACAGGATGGTCTTGATGGAATCCAccaggagctgcagagtctctccACTTGactccagctgctgctctcGCTCCTCCTGAGTCCTCCGCTCAACACTCAGCTCCTCCTCAAGCTGCCTCTGGGCacagctcagccaatcagggCTGCCTATGGGCAGGTCCAACACTGGACTCTGTGGTGATCAATCGAGAGCTTAATGTAGACAGCTGGTGTTGATGTGCTCATGCATTTCACTGTTAAATGTGTTT
This window contains:
- the hao1 gene encoding hydroxyacid oxidase 1 encodes the protein MSELRVCVSDFEKEAKRVLPKTVYDYYRSGADEQNTLADNVAAFKRWCFLPRVLRDVSTVDLSVSVLGHNLSMPICVAATAMQRMAHPDGETATARACQAMGTGMMLSSWATSTIEEVMSAMTTSPGHGGVMWMQLYIYKDRELTLSLVRRAEEAGYKALFVTVDTPYLGRRWDDMRNGFKLPSHLSMSNFQTAFLAFSEGNYDKDSGLAVYVANAIDPSICWDDITWLKKHTHLPIIVKGVLNGQDAVQALNYGVDGILVSNHGARQLDGVPATLDVLEEVVGAVQGRCDVYMDGGVRRGTDVLKALALGAKAVFLGRPVLWGLACQGEQGVTEVLELLKVELRLAMALAGCRSVSEVSRSLVRRVDFTSRM